A single Equus asinus isolate D_3611 breed Donkey chromosome 21, EquAss-T2T_v2, whole genome shotgun sequence DNA region contains:
- the KBTBD8 gene encoding kelch repeat and BTB domain-containing protein 8 isoform X1 translates to MAASADLSKSSPTPNGIPSSDTANDAMDPFHACSILKQLKVMYDEGQLTDIVVEVDHGKTFSCHRNVLAAISPYFRSMFTSGLTESTQKEVRIVGVEAESMDLVLNYAYTSKVVLTEANVQALFTAASIFQIPSIQDQCAKYMISHLDPQNSIGVFIFADHYGHQELGDRSKEYIRKKFLCVTKEQEFLQLTKDQLISILDSDDLNVDREEHVYESIVRWFEHEQNEREVHLPEIFAKCIRFPLMEDTFVEKIPPQFAQAIAKSYVEKGPSNTNGCTQRLGMTASEMIICFDAAHKHSGKKQTVPCLDIVTGRVFKLCKPPNDLREVGILVSPDNDIYIAGGYRPSSSEVSIDHKAENDFWMYDHSTNRWLSKPSLLRARIGCKLVYCCGKMYAIGGRVYEGDGRNSLKSVECYDSRENRWTTVCAMPVAMEFHNAVEYKEKIYVLQGEFFLFYEPQKDYWGFLTPMTVPRIQGLAAVYKNSIYYIAGTCGNHQRMFTVEAYDIELNKWTRKKDFPCDESINPYLKLVLFQNKLHLFVRATQVTVEEHVFRTSRKNSLYQYDDITDQWMKVYETPDRLWDLGRHFECAVAKLYPQCLQKVL, encoded by the exons ATGGCCGCGTCGGCAG ATTTAAGTAAGTCTTCCCCAACACCGAATGGGATTCCATCTTCAGACACAGCCAACGATGCCATGGACCCCTTCCATGCTTGCAGTATTCTTAAGCAACTCAAAGTAATGTACGATGAAGGACAGTTGACAGACATTGTAGTGGAAGTGGATCACGGGAAAACATTTTCCTGTCATAGAAACGTTCTTGCTGCAATCAGCCCTTACTTCAG ATCCATGTTCACTAGCGGCCTTACAGAAAGTACTCAAAAAGAAGTTCGAATAGTCGGTGTTGAAGCTGAATCTATGGATTTAGTGTTGAACTATGCCTACACCTCCAAAGTTGTTCTGACAGAGGCCAATGTTCAAGCCCTGTTCACTGCAGCTAGCATCTTCCAGATTCCTTCCATTCAAGACCAATGTGCTAAGTATATGATCAGTCATTTGGACCCACAAAATTCAATTGGGGTCTTCATCTTTGCTGATCATTATGGTCATCAGGAACTCGGAGATCGATCAAAAGAATACATTCGTAAAAAGTTTCTATGTGTCACCAAAGAACAAGAGTTTCTCCAGTTGACAAAAGACCAACTGATAAGTATACTTGACAGTGATGATTTGAACGTAGACCGAGAAGAGCATGTTTACGAAAGCATTGTAAGATGGTTTGAACACGAACAGAATGAAAGAGAAGTGCACCTTCCAGAAATTTTTGCCAAATGCATACGTTTTCCTCTGATGGAAGATACTTTTGTAGAGAAAATTCCACCTCAGTTTGCACAGGCTATAGCCAAAAGCTATGTAGAAAAGGGACCATCCAATACCAATGGCTGTACACAGCGACTTGGAATGACTGCGTCTGAAATGATCATATGTTTTGACGCTGCCCACAAACACTCAGGAAAGAAGCAAACAGTGCCTTGTCTAGATATAGTCACAGGAAGAGTGTTTAAACTATGCAAACCACCAAATGATCTAAGAGAAGTTGGGATTCTTGTATCACCGGATAATGACATCTACATTGCAGGAGGGTATAGGCCGAGCAGCAGTGAGGTGTCCATCGACCATAAGGCAGAAAATGATTTCTGGATGTATGACCATTCCACCAACAGGTGGCTGTCCAAACCATCCTTGCTGAGAGCCAGAATAGGCTGCAAACTGGTGTATTGCTGTGGTAAGATGTATGCAATTGGAGGTCGTGTTTACGAAGGTGATGGGAGAAACTCACTAAAATCTGTGGAGTGCTATGACAGCAGAGAAAATCGTTGGACGACTGTTTGCGCAATGCCTGTTGCAATGGAGTTTCATAATGCTGTGGAGTACAAAGAGAAGATCTATGTTTTACAGG gagaatTTTTCCTCTTCTATGAGCCTCAAAAAGACTACTGGGGTTTTTTAACCCCCATGACTGTGCCTAGAATCCAGGGCTTAGCGGCTGTATACAAGAACTCTATCTACTACATAGCTGGAACCTGTGGAAATCATCAACGCATGTTTACTGTAGAAGCCTATGATATTGAGCTCAATAAATGGACTCGTAAGAAGGACTTCCCATGTGATGAGTCCATAAATCCGTACCTTAAACTGGTACTTTTCCAGAATAAGCTCCATTTATTTGTTCGAGCTACTCAAGTGACTGTTGAAGAACACGTCTTCAGAACCAGCAGGAAAAATTCCCTTTACCAATATGATGACATCACTGACCAATGGATGAAAGTGTATGAGACCCCGGATCGGCTCTGGGACCTTGGCCGGCATTTTGAATGTGCTGTTGCTAAACTCTATCCTCAGTGTCTTCAGAAAGTCCTTTAA
- the KBTBD8 gene encoding kelch repeat and BTB domain-containing protein 8 isoform X2: MFTSGLTESTQKEVRIVGVEAESMDLVLNYAYTSKVVLTEANVQALFTAASIFQIPSIQDQCAKYMISHLDPQNSIGVFIFADHYGHQELGDRSKEYIRKKFLCVTKEQEFLQLTKDQLISILDSDDLNVDREEHVYESIVRWFEHEQNEREVHLPEIFAKCIRFPLMEDTFVEKIPPQFAQAIAKSYVEKGPSNTNGCTQRLGMTASEMIICFDAAHKHSGKKQTVPCLDIVTGRVFKLCKPPNDLREVGILVSPDNDIYIAGGYRPSSSEVSIDHKAENDFWMYDHSTNRWLSKPSLLRARIGCKLVYCCGKMYAIGGRVYEGDGRNSLKSVECYDSRENRWTTVCAMPVAMEFHNAVEYKEKIYVLQGEFFLFYEPQKDYWGFLTPMTVPRIQGLAAVYKNSIYYIAGTCGNHQRMFTVEAYDIELNKWTRKKDFPCDESINPYLKLVLFQNKLHLFVRATQVTVEEHVFRTSRKNSLYQYDDITDQWMKVYETPDRLWDLGRHFECAVAKLYPQCLQKVL; encoded by the exons ATGTTCACTAGCGGCCTTACAGAAAGTACTCAAAAAGAAGTTCGAATAGTCGGTGTTGAAGCTGAATCTATGGATTTAGTGTTGAACTATGCCTACACCTCCAAAGTTGTTCTGACAGAGGCCAATGTTCAAGCCCTGTTCACTGCAGCTAGCATCTTCCAGATTCCTTCCATTCAAGACCAATGTGCTAAGTATATGATCAGTCATTTGGACCCACAAAATTCAATTGGGGTCTTCATCTTTGCTGATCATTATGGTCATCAGGAACTCGGAGATCGATCAAAAGAATACATTCGTAAAAAGTTTCTATGTGTCACCAAAGAACAAGAGTTTCTCCAGTTGACAAAAGACCAACTGATAAGTATACTTGACAGTGATGATTTGAACGTAGACCGAGAAGAGCATGTTTACGAAAGCATTGTAAGATGGTTTGAACACGAACAGAATGAAAGAGAAGTGCACCTTCCAGAAATTTTTGCCAAATGCATACGTTTTCCTCTGATGGAAGATACTTTTGTAGAGAAAATTCCACCTCAGTTTGCACAGGCTATAGCCAAAAGCTATGTAGAAAAGGGACCATCCAATACCAATGGCTGTACACAGCGACTTGGAATGACTGCGTCTGAAATGATCATATGTTTTGACGCTGCCCACAAACACTCAGGAAAGAAGCAAACAGTGCCTTGTCTAGATATAGTCACAGGAAGAGTGTTTAAACTATGCAAACCACCAAATGATCTAAGAGAAGTTGGGATTCTTGTATCACCGGATAATGACATCTACATTGCAGGAGGGTATAGGCCGAGCAGCAGTGAGGTGTCCATCGACCATAAGGCAGAAAATGATTTCTGGATGTATGACCATTCCACCAACAGGTGGCTGTCCAAACCATCCTTGCTGAGAGCCAGAATAGGCTGCAAACTGGTGTATTGCTGTGGTAAGATGTATGCAATTGGAGGTCGTGTTTACGAAGGTGATGGGAGAAACTCACTAAAATCTGTGGAGTGCTATGACAGCAGAGAAAATCGTTGGACGACTGTTTGCGCAATGCCTGTTGCAATGGAGTTTCATAATGCTGTGGAGTACAAAGAGAAGATCTATGTTTTACAGG gagaatTTTTCCTCTTCTATGAGCCTCAAAAAGACTACTGGGGTTTTTTAACCCCCATGACTGTGCCTAGAATCCAGGGCTTAGCGGCTGTATACAAGAACTCTATCTACTACATAGCTGGAACCTGTGGAAATCATCAACGCATGTTTACTGTAGAAGCCTATGATATTGAGCTCAATAAATGGACTCGTAAGAAGGACTTCCCATGTGATGAGTCCATAAATCCGTACCTTAAACTGGTACTTTTCCAGAATAAGCTCCATTTATTTGTTCGAGCTACTCAAGTGACTGTTGAAGAACACGTCTTCAGAACCAGCAGGAAAAATTCCCTTTACCAATATGATGACATCACTGACCAATGGATGAAAGTGTATGAGACCCCGGATCGGCTCTGGGACCTTGGCCGGCATTTTGAATGTGCTGTTGCTAAACTCTATCCTCAGTGTCTTCAGAAAGTCCTTTAA